One window from the genome of Ktedonobacterales bacterium encodes:
- a CDS encoding manganese efflux pump produces the protein MLTGGEIARLVLFVLPLGLDTFALSLLLGALALPMRRRVRLALTFAAAEGVMPAIGLLMGLPLGRAIGEWSAYAAGGLLVGVGLWMWRREEGGEDGAGDEGARIAAAATRAGWGVVGLALGVSLDELVMGFSFGVLGFPLAPALVLLALQALLVSLAGQWVGKHAGKRLGERAESLVGPMLGLLGLGILFAQLLGLPL, from the coding sequence GTGTTGACTGGCGGGGAGATCGCTCGCCTGGTTTTGTTTGTGCTGCCGCTGGGGCTGGATACGTTTGCGCTTTCGCTTCTGCTGGGGGCGCTGGCTCTGCCGATGCGCCGACGGGTGCGTCTGGCGCTTACGTTTGCGGCTGCGGAGGGGGTGATGCCTGCGATTGGCCTGCTGATGGGTCTGCCGCTGGGGAGAGCGATAGGCGAGTGGAGCGCGTATGCGGCGGGCGGGCTGCTGGTGGGTGTGGGTCTATGGATGTGGCGTCGAGAGGAGGGGGGAGAGGATGGCGCGGGGGATGAGGGGGCGCGGATTGCTGCGGCTGCGACGAGGGCTGGCTGGGGTGTGGTGGGCCTGGCGCTGGGCGTGAGCCTGGATGAGCTTGTTATGGGGTTTTCGTTTGGGGTGCTGGGCTTTCCGCTGGCTCCCGCCCTGGTCCTTCTCGCGCTTCAGGCGCTGCTGGTGAGTCTGGCGGGGCAGTGGGTTGGCAAGCACGCGGGGAAACGATTGGGCGAACGGGCCGAGTCGCTGGTAGGTCCGATGCTTGGCCTGCTGGGGTTGGGGATTCTCTTTGCTCAGCTTTTGGGGCTGCCGCTCTAA
- a CDS encoding SRPBCC family protein, with translation MVTVEQSITINRPIEEIFAYVSDQRNIPQWQDGVVEVQQIPESPVGLGTRVILARVFLGRRLEQHAEIVAFEPPTRFAFSSTSGPSTTGTNRFESTPEGTRVTISFEMQAGGLFALAEPLVARNLRRSVEAGLGNLKDILENRTVEVSS, from the coding sequence ATGGTTACTGTCGAACAGAGTATCACGATCAACCGCCCCATCGAAGAAATCTTTGCCTACGTGAGTGATCAGCGCAATATCCCCCAGTGGCAAGATGGCGTGGTGGAGGTGCAGCAAATCCCCGAAAGCCCGGTGGGGCTGGGAACCAGGGTCATACTGGCGCGCGTCTTCCTGGGTCGGAGGCTGGAACAACACGCCGAGATCGTCGCGTTTGAGCCTCCCACCAGGTTTGCCTTCTCCAGTACCTCCGGTCCGTCCACCACCGGGACGAACCGCTTCGAGTCAACCCCGGAGGGAACCAGAGTCACCATCTCATTTGAGATGCAGGCGGGCGGCTTATTTGCCCTGGCGGAACCGCTGGTAGCGCGCAACCTCCGACGGAGTGTGGAGGCCGGCCTGGGCAATCTGAAGGATATCCTCGAAAACCGGACCGTAGAGGTCTCGTCTTAG
- a CDS encoding GntR family transcriptional regulator, which produces MIEFHLDGHSGVAPYLQLVQQVKQALRLGLLVVGDQLPTVREVVGQITINPNTVLKAYRELEREGLVASRPGQGTFVQRTLAGTSLSSHAALRRSLTRWLHSAYEAGLDSESVLALFMSTFQDTQREREETA; this is translated from the coding sequence ATGATCGAGTTTCATCTGGATGGTCATTCGGGGGTTGCGCCCTATCTGCAACTGGTGCAGCAGGTGAAGCAGGCGCTGCGCCTGGGTCTGCTTGTGGTGGGCGATCAGTTGCCGACGGTGCGCGAGGTGGTGGGGCAGATTACCATCAATCCGAATACGGTGCTGAAGGCGTATCGGGAGTTGGAGCGCGAGGGGCTGGTTGCCAGCCGACCAGGGCAGGGGACGTTTGTGCAGCGCACGCTGGCAGGCACATCGCTCTCCAGCCACGCGGCGCTGCGGCGGAGTCTGACGCGCTGGCTGCACAGCGCCTATGAGGCTGGGCTGGACAGTGAGAGCGTGCTGGCGCTGTTCATGTCCACGTTTCAAGACACCCAGAGGGAACGGGAGGAGACGGCATGA
- a CDS encoding ABC transporter ATP-binding protein produces MRTALETTKLSKRYGRTWALRDCTLALPAGRVAALVGPNGAGKTTLLHLAVGLLEPTAGSVEVFGFSPREQPKEALPRLGFVAQDHPLYKGFTVEELLTLGRKLNPRWDDELARARIHQLGIPMQRRAGKLSGGQQAQVALVLALAKRPDLLLLDEPLASLDPLARREFLRTLMEAVAESGLTVLLSSHIIGDLERVCDYLVILSASQVQLAGDIEEMVKGHKRLVGPRQEVEALASVHTIIEASHTERQTTLLVRTNGPVFGPTWEAQPVSLEDIVLAYLSQQAAPRQPAAPAARARRGLEVVP; encoded by the coding sequence ATGAGGACCGCGCTGGAGACGACGAAGCTGAGTAAGCGGTATGGGCGGACGTGGGCGCTGCGCGATTGCACGCTGGCGCTGCCAGCGGGGCGGGTAGCGGCGCTGGTGGGGCCAAACGGGGCGGGCAAGACGACGCTGCTGCATCTGGCAGTGGGTTTGCTGGAGCCGACGGCGGGGAGTGTGGAGGTGTTCGGTTTTTCGCCGCGCGAGCAGCCAAAAGAGGCGCTGCCCCGCCTGGGCTTTGTGGCGCAGGACCACCCGCTGTACAAGGGGTTCACCGTCGAGGAGTTGCTGACGCTGGGGCGCAAGCTGAATCCGCGCTGGGATGATGAACTGGCGCGGGCGCGCATACACCAACTGGGCATTCCGATGCAGCGGCGGGCAGGCAAGCTGTCGGGCGGGCAGCAGGCGCAGGTGGCGCTCGTGCTGGCGCTGGCGAAGCGGCCCGATCTGCTGCTGTTGGATGAGCCGCTGGCGAGCCTGGATCCGCTGGCGCGGCGCGAGTTTTTGCGCACGCTGATGGAGGCGGTGGCCGAATCAGGTTTGACGGTGCTGCTGTCGTCGCATATCATTGGCGATCTGGAGCGGGTCTGCGACTATCTCGTCATTCTGTCCGCGTCGCAGGTGCAGCTTGCGGGCGATATTGAGGAGATGGTGAAGGGGCATAAGCGGCTGGTTGGCCCGCGCCAGGAGGTGGAGGCGCTTGCCAGCGTGCATACCATCATCGAGGCGAGTCACACCGAACGGCAGACAACGCTGCTGGTGCGGACGAACGGGCCGGTCTTTGGCCCAACTTGGGAAGCGCAGCCGGTCTCGCTGGAAGATATTGTGCTGGCGTACCTGAGCCAGCAGGCAGCACCCAGGCAGCCAGCCGCGCCAGCAGCGCGGGCGCGCCGTGGACTGGAGGTGGTTCCATGA